A window from Listeria seeligeri serovar 1/2b str. SLCC3954 encodes these proteins:
- a CDS encoding epsilon antitoxin gives MDYEKTFKVESLNEFSRNVYNRVLRYVVNHQIDRQNKNDLSAELLDQLKGMLKMNLFKMLINDLAKVESYWNMMDVCTKSITDKKSVEQYV, from the coding sequence ATGGATTATGAAAAAACTTTTAAGGTTGAATCACTAAATGAATTTTCTCGCAATGTCTACAATCGCGTATTGAGATATGTTGTAAATCATCAGATTGACAGACAAAATAAAAATGACCTATCAGCTGAGTTGCTGGATCAATTAAAAGGGATGTTGAAAATGAATCTTTTTAAAATGTTGATAAATGATCTGGCTAAAGTTGAATCGTACTGGAACATGATGGATGTGTGTACGAAATCTATAACTGATAAGAAGTCAGTTGAACAGTATGTCTAA
- the rplS gene encoding 50S ribosomal protein L19, with protein sequence MNKLIDEITKSQLNPDVPNFRPGDTVRVHAKVVEGTRERIQLFEGVVIKRRGAGISETFTVRKISNSVGVERTFPVHTPRIAKLEVIRRGKVRRAKLYYLRNLRGKAARIKEIR encoded by the coding sequence ATGAACAAACTGATTGATGAAATCACAAAAAGTCAACTAAACCCAGATGTTCCAAATTTCCGTCCGGGTGATACTGTACGTGTACATGCGAAAGTAGTCGAAGGTACTCGCGAACGTATCCAATTATTCGAAGGCGTAGTAATCAAACGTCGCGGAGCTGGAATCAGCGAAACTTTCACTGTTCGTAAAATTTCTAACAGTGTTGGTGTGGAACGTACTTTCCCAGTACATACTCCACGTATCGCAAAATTAGAAGTAATCCGTCGTGGTAAAGTACGTCGTGCGAAACTTTACTACCTACGTAACCTACGTGGTAAAGCGGCTCGTATTAAAGAAATTCGTTAA